A genomic segment from Desulfurella amilsii encodes:
- a CDS encoding energy transducer TonB — translation MQQLATHSKKLYISWALAFVLNIVIAFAFARAIKLYTIKTSKVYAIYLVSQTGLQNTQQNTKTKNNIENLNTQKKLATIKTTNTKKSELIIPQKTYNFSKTQMNDTFDSKINIKDNLEPLDISKNTQNAQIKPTSSQTNSATPVNSYSSTKITTGDNLQNLTNIQIKPQIANWIENHKFYPQEAVFKGEEGKIQLVFVIDKNGFLQNISILKKSPYDSLNKAAIKIVHNSSPVPHQLLTNVNLPFYAKINIIFKLE, via the coding sequence ATGCAACAGTTAGCTACACATTCTAAAAAGCTTTATATAAGCTGGGCTTTAGCTTTTGTGTTAAATATAGTAATAGCTTTTGCTTTTGCAAGAGCTATTAAACTTTACACAATAAAAACTTCCAAAGTATATGCAATCTATCTGGTTTCTCAAACAGGTTTACAAAACACACAACAAAACACTAAGACAAAAAACAACATAGAAAACCTAAATACTCAAAAAAAACTTGCAACAATTAAAACAACAAACACTAAAAAATCAGAATTAATAATTCCACAAAAAACTTATAATTTTTCAAAAACCCAAATGAACGATACATTTGATTCTAAAATAAACATCAAAGACAATCTTGAACCACTGGATATTTCAAAAAATACACAAAACGCTCAAATTAAGCCAACAAGTTCTCAGACCAACTCGGCCACTCCAGTAAATTCTTATTCTTCAACCAAAATAACTACAGGCGATAACCTTCAAAACCTCACTAATATACAAATCAAACCACAAATAGCTAATTGGATTGAAAATCACAAATTCTACCCTCAAGAGGCTGTTTTTAAAGGTGAAGAAGGCAAAATCCAGCTGGTTTTTGTGATTGATAAAAATGGCTTTCTGCAAAATATTTCAATACTAAAAAAGTCCCCATACGATAGTCTAAATAAAGCAGCAATAAAAATAGTTCACAATTCCTCACCAGTTCCTCATCAACTATTAACAAATGTAAATTTGCCTTTTTATGCAAAAATTAACATAATATTTAAGCTTGAGTAA
- a CDS encoding 3-deoxy-D-manno-octulosonic acid transferase, which produces MLSYNIILLLVFIIISPFLLYKAITKKRFRYRLFDRVIPKAVQEKDYILVHLASLGEAKAFLNIKDTIENLFKKKIIFSVTSNIGYDYLKKEGFDVFLAPLDFYFLYKKLFNDNLPFLSIFFETEIWPAYINFFKNNHIRIFLINARMSEKSYKFYKKLKVFFSSISKFDVIIAKSQNDKERFYKFNKNVKVCDNVKYALQSKKFEYEFLPILKSHNKKIFVFSSFHCQELDFLSKAIIRVLSFGYKVVLAPRYLEDLPLFEKMLKDLGLDYNLLSSMKNTIKDCILVDSFGVLEAIYSISDKVFVGGSVAGTLKGHNPIEPAIYKNFVFCGLYMDSFKEEVGFLKKLGCLAQINDIDELSNYLKQPNLAFCDLEQKRQQIIECYKRVFLKFVTQA; this is translated from the coding sequence ATGCTTAGTTACAATATTATACTGTTGCTAGTTTTTATCATAATCTCTCCTTTTTTACTTTACAAGGCAATAACCAAAAAACGCTTTAGATATAGGCTTTTTGACAGGGTTATACCAAAAGCGGTCCAAGAAAAAGATTATATTCTAGTGCACCTTGCAAGCTTGGGAGAAGCAAAGGCATTTTTAAACATTAAAGATACCATTGAAAATTTATTTAAAAAAAAGATCATATTTAGTGTTACAAGCAATATTGGCTATGATTATTTAAAAAAAGAAGGTTTCGATGTATTTTTAGCTCCCCTTGATTTTTATTTCTTATATAAAAAACTTTTTAATGATAACTTACCTTTTCTTTCCATTTTTTTTGAAACTGAAATCTGGCCAGCCTATATCAATTTTTTTAAAAATAACCACATAAGAATATTTCTAATAAACGCAAGAATGTCGGAAAAAAGCTATAAGTTTTATAAAAAGCTAAAGGTTTTTTTTAGCTCAATCTCAAAGTTTGATGTAATAATTGCAAAATCACAAAATGACAAAGAAAGATTTTATAAATTTAACAAAAATGTAAAAGTTTGCGATAATGTAAAATACGCCTTACAAAGCAAAAAATTTGAGTATGAGTTTTTGCCTATTTTAAAGTCTCATAATAAAAAGATATTTGTTTTTTCAAGCTTTCATTGTCAAGAGTTAGATTTTTTAAGTAAAGCTATAATTAGAGTTTTGTCTTTTGGGTATAAGGTAGTTTTGGCCCCTCGTTATTTAGAAGATTTGCCTTTATTTGAAAAAATGCTTAAAGATTTGGGTTTAGATTACAATTTGCTCTCATCCATGAAAAACACTATTAAAGATTGTATTTTAGTGGATAGTTTTGGCGTTTTGGAAGCAATATATTCAATTAGTGACAAGGTATTTGTGGGTGGATCTGTAGCGGGTACTCTAAAAGGTCATAACCCAATCGAGCCAGCTATTTATAAAAACTTTGTTTTTTGTGGCTTATATATGGATAGTTTTAAAGAAGAGGTGGGTTTTCTTAAAAAATTAGGCTGTCTTGCGCAAATAAATGATATAGATGAGCTAAGCAATTATTTAAAACAGCCAAACTTAGCATTTTGCGATCTAGAACAAAAAAGGCAACAAATTATTGAGTGCTACAAGCGTGTTTTTTTAAAGTTTGTTACTCAAGCTTAA
- a CDS encoding ABC transporter ATP-binding protein, whose protein sequence is MKINKEYLKRLLLYLKPYWKRIILSFVAMIIVGALTSLTAYLIKPVLDKIFIAKDKKMLILLPFAVMATYFFKGLFTYIQSYQTAYVAENVLFNIRNQIFKHIINLPIDFFEKFHTSELLSRVLNDTERLQDAIAKVMPEAIREFFTIIFLFIVIYTIDFKLALISTIVFPIALYPIIKFGKDMKKLGKKRQISIANITTLIQESFSNIRLIKGFITEDKETGKFLKKSHEFLNINLKSFRISEITSPLMEFIGSLGIAFLIWFGGLLVFRGTISVGGFFSFMAGLFMLYRPFKTIAKASNSINSSVGAIERVFYILDTKSTQEIKSNGYTFDGIKDSIIFDNVSFTYDGTKYALKDINFEVPAQTIVAFVGESGGGKTTLMDLIPRFYDPTKGRILIDGIDIRDFELKSLRKKIASVSQNVLLFADTVFNNIAYGLENPDREKVIGAAKLAYAHDFIMKLPEGYDTNLGEQAIILSGGERQRIAIARAIMKNPDILILDEATSALDAEAENFVQKAIANLIKNRTVFLVAHRLSTALSASKIVVIKQGQIVGIGTHKELLESNNYYQGLVEIQFENA, encoded by the coding sequence ATGAAAATAAATAAAGAATACCTAAAAAGACTCTTATTATACCTAAAGCCATACTGGAAAAGGATAATTTTATCATTTGTTGCTATGATTATAGTGGGCGCTTTAACTTCACTTACTGCGTATTTAATTAAGCCTGTTTTAGATAAAATATTTATTGCAAAAGACAAAAAAATGTTGATATTGCTACCTTTTGCTGTTATGGCCACTTATTTTTTTAAAGGTTTATTTACATATATTCAATCCTACCAGACAGCGTATGTGGCAGAAAATGTGTTGTTTAATATTAGGAATCAGATATTTAAACACATTATCAATTTGCCCATTGATTTTTTTGAGAAATTTCATACTTCAGAATTATTGTCGCGCGTTTTAAACGATACCGAACGTCTTCAAGATGCAATTGCAAAAGTTATGCCAGAAGCAATAAGAGAATTTTTTACCATTATATTTTTATTTATTGTTATCTATACAATTGATTTTAAGCTTGCATTGATTTCTACTATTGTATTTCCTATTGCTCTTTACCCAATTATTAAATTTGGCAAGGATATGAAAAAGCTCGGCAAAAAAAGGCAAATTTCGATAGCTAATATTACCACACTTATTCAAGAGTCTTTTTCTAATATTCGCTTAATCAAAGGTTTTATTACAGAAGATAAAGAAACAGGGAAGTTCTTAAAAAAAAGCCATGAGTTTTTAAATATTAACTTAAAAAGCTTTAGAATATCAGAGATTACAAGTCCTCTAATGGAATTTATTGGCTCTTTGGGTATTGCATTTTTAATCTGGTTTGGTGGTTTACTGGTCTTTAGAGGCACAATTAGCGTAGGTGGTTTTTTTTCTTTTATGGCTGGTCTTTTTATGCTTTATAGGCCATTTAAAACTATAGCCAAAGCAAGCAACAGTATTAATTCTTCTGTTGGTGCAATTGAAAGGGTATTCTATATTTTAGATACCAAGTCTACGCAAGAAATCAAATCCAATGGATATACCTTTGATGGTATAAAAGATTCCATCATATTTGACAATGTTAGTTTTACATATGATGGTACAAAATATGCTCTAAAGGATATAAATTTTGAAGTTCCAGCACAAACAATTGTGGCGTTTGTAGGCGAAAGTGGCGGTGGAAAAACAACGCTAATGGATTTAATACCGCGCTTTTATGACCCAACAAAAGGAAGGATCCTAATAGACGGAATTGATATAAGGGATTTTGAACTTAAGAGTTTAAGAAAAAAAATTGCCAGTGTGTCTCAAAATGTTCTATTATTTGCCGATACAGTTTTTAACAATATAGCATATGGTTTGGAAAACCCCGATAGAGAAAAAGTAATAGGAGCTGCAAAGCTAGCGTATGCGCATGATTTTATAATGAAGTTGCCAGAAGGCTATGATACAAATCTTGGAGAACAGGCCATAATCCTTTCTGGCGGGGAAAGGCAAAGAATAGCCATAGCTCGTGCTATTATGAAAAACCCTGATATTTTAATTTTAGATGAGGCTACAAGCGCCCTTGATGCGGAAGCAGAAAATTTTGTTCAAAAAGCCATAGCAAATTTAATTAAAAACAGAACCGTATTTTTAGTAGCACATAGGTTATCTACGGCTCTTAGTGCATCAAAAATTGTTGTTATTAAGCAAGGCCAGATTGTAGGTATTGGCACTCACAAAGAATTGTTAGAAAGCAATAATTATTACCAAGGTCTTGTAGAGATTCAATTTGAAAATGCTTAG
- the lpxK gene encoding tetraacyldisaccharide 4'-kinase → MLNVRFFQKILTPILFPISMLYLAIVNVRNFLYDIGFFKTTKVDGVKIISIGNIKTGGTGKTPLCIGISNYLNTLGFKTAIITNAYKAKQKSTLIVSDGSNIFYKTPIVNDETYMLAKKTHSIIVSTKDRLSAIESLNQFKPEYIIFDDGLQYRKIAKDLEVCIIDSERFYLPFGYLRDSKKSLKRCQKIVCFDGDCEIKSEITIKGFFDINGAFDKPKSVFVFCSIGDPQKFLISIKTLGIKINGFKCFKDHYYYTKKDIELLRSLKHQTGSEVLLTTYKDFVKIEQPGIVYLDIEAKLDYCALLKGVV, encoded by the coding sequence ATGCTTAATGTTAGATTTTTTCAAAAAATTTTAACACCAATCTTGTTTCCCATATCAATGCTGTATTTGGCTATAGTAAATGTAAGAAATTTTTTATATGATATTGGGTTTTTCAAAACAACAAAGGTAGATGGTGTAAAAATTATTAGCATTGGAAACATTAAAACTGGTGGTACAGGTAAAACACCATTGTGTATAGGAATTTCTAACTATTTAAATACGCTTGGTTTTAAAACTGCCATTATTACAAATGCCTACAAAGCCAAACAAAAAAGTACTTTAATTGTATCAGATGGCAGTAATATTTTTTACAAAACGCCTATTGTAAACGATGAAACTTACATGCTTGCAAAAAAAACTCATTCAATTATAGTTAGCACCAAAGATAGATTAAGCGCTATAGAATCACTAAATCAATTTAAACCAGAGTATATAATATTTGACGATGGTCTTCAGTACAGAAAAATTGCAAAAGATTTAGAGGTTTGTATAATAGATTCTGAAAGGTTTTATTTGCCTTTTGGGTATTTGCGCGATAGCAAAAAAAGTCTTAAAAGGTGCCAAAAAATAGTTTGTTTTGATGGAGATTGCGAGATTAAATCAGAAATTACGATCAAAGGTTTTTTTGATATAAATGGGGCTTTTGATAAACCAAAAAGTGTATTTGTGTTTTGTTCTATTGGAGATCCACAAAAGTTTTTAATAAGTATAAAAACTCTTGGCATTAAAATAAACGGCTTTAAGTGTTTTAAAGACCACTATTACTATACCAAAAAAGATATAGAGCTTTTAAGATCTCTAAAACATCAAACTGGTTCTGAAGTTTTGCTTACTACATACAAAGATTTTGTAAAGATTGAACAGCCTGGGATAGTTTACTTAGATATAGAAGCAAAACTTGATTATTGCGCGCTACTAAAAGGAGTTGTATGA
- a CDS encoding lysophospholipid acyltransferase family protein, with the protein MIPFVFYVFLRFYRLFLRIKIAQEYPIKSINTPIIYAFWHESILFLPFVYLGNNLNILISTHKDGKLASDVIRYFKMGTIGGSVNRNPKKAFLEMIRLIKTQGCDIGITPDGPKGPRRKAKLGVLELAYLSGYPIVPIAFEPSNAWRLNSWDKFVVPKPLSTLTFIYKEPIYVKSKEEITEKVIELENKLNNA; encoded by the coding sequence ATGATACCTTTTGTTTTTTATGTTTTTTTGAGATTTTACAGGCTTTTTTTACGCATAAAAATCGCTCAAGAATATCCTATAAAATCTATCAATACACCTATTATTTATGCATTTTGGCATGAAAGTATACTATTTTTACCTTTTGTTTATTTAGGCAACAATCTCAATATTTTGATAAGCACGCACAAAGATGGTAAATTAGCAAGCGATGTTATAAGGTACTTTAAAATGGGTACTATTGGCGGTTCTGTAAATAGAAACCCCAAAAAAGCTTTTTTGGAGATGATAAGGCTAATTAAAACTCAAGGGTGTGATATTGGCATAACTCCAGATGGCCCAAAGGGTCCGCGCAGGAAAGCAAAGTTGGGTGTGTTGGAATTAGCTTATCTTTCTGGGTATCCGATTGTGCCTATAGCGTTTGAACCAAGCAATGCTTGGAGATTGAATAGCTGGGACAAATTTGTTGTACCAAAGCCACTTTCTACACTTACTTTTATATACAAAGAACCTATTTATGTAAAATCAAAAGAAGAGATAACTGAAAAAGTTATTGAGCTAGAAAACAAGCTTAACAATGCTTAA
- the lpxB gene encoding lipid-A-disaccharide synthase, whose product MKLFLSVGERSAEKYAYLLAKELKNILSNTEILSFGSSLLATQSEKIADYQDISVIGFKEALNILPKAVEILNIIKKTIIQRDVDALILMDFPDFNFQLAKFAKKYHKKVIYYISPQVWAWRKNRIKQLFKYADLIVPILPFERTFFGIQAVKYGFKSSKVVYFGHPIIDVLHKHLEQKTKTEKIVLILPGSRMSELHFHTKVFFDAAYLLKKEFDDYRFVVATQEHFVGYFEQFIKTYPFIEINTDTYGLMKKSTLAITKSGTVTLEAALFGLPSVVAYKLSNLSYLVGKALIHGVGSIALPNIIHGENIIPELIQFNVTAQNIYEQAKLMLENTQYRLQIKRELAQIQYALGQYPITPKIAKAILDYLV is encoded by the coding sequence ATGAAATTATTTCTGTCCGTAGGAGAAAGATCAGCAGAAAAATATGCTTATTTGTTGGCTAAAGAGCTAAAAAATATTTTAAGTAATACTGAGATTTTATCGTTTGGTTCAAGTTTACTAGCTACACAATCAGAAAAGATAGCCGATTATCAAGATATTAGTGTAATAGGTTTCAAAGAAGCACTCAATATACTCCCAAAAGCCGTAGAAATTTTGAATATCATTAAAAAAACAATCATTCAAAGAGATGTAGATGCATTAATATTAATGGATTTTCCAGATTTTAACTTTCAACTGGCAAAGTTTGCAAAGAAATATCACAAGAAAGTTATTTATTACATTTCACCTCAGGTATGGGCATGGAGGAAGAATCGCATAAAACAGCTGTTTAAGTACGCTGATTTAATAGTACCTATCTTGCCATTTGAACGTACATTTTTTGGCATTCAAGCAGTTAAATACGGTTTTAAATCTTCAAAGGTTGTTTATTTTGGCCACCCGATTATAGACGTACTACATAAGCATTTAGAACAAAAGACAAAAACAGAAAAGATTGTGTTGATTTTGCCGGGCTCGAGAATGTCTGAACTGCACTTTCACACAAAGGTTTTTTTTGATGCTGCGTATTTGCTTAAGAAAGAGTTTGATGATTATAGGTTTGTTGTAGCAACGCAAGAGCACTTTGTAGGCTATTTTGAGCAATTTATAAAGACATACCCATTTATTGAGATTAACACAGATACCTACGGTTTGATGAAAAAATCAACGCTTGCAATAACAAAAAGTGGCACAGTTACTTTAGAAGCCGCACTGTTTGGTTTACCATCTGTGGTAGCATACAAACTATCAAATTTAAGCTATCTAGTAGGAAAAGCCCTTATCCATGGTGTAGGCTCTATTGCTTTGCCAAATATTATACATGGTGAAAATATTATACCAGAATTGATTCAATTTAATGTAACAGCTCAAAATATCTATGAGCAAGCAAAATTAATGCTTGAAAATACTCAATATAGGCTACAAATAAAGCGCGAACTTGCTCAGATACAATATGCTCTTGGCCAATACCCCATAACACCAAAGATTGCAAAAGCGATATTAGATTATTTGGTATGA